One Candida dubliniensis CD36 chromosome 1, complete sequence genomic region harbors:
- a CDS encoding integral membrane transporter or modulator of transport of phospholipids toward the extracytoplasmic side of the membrane, puaative (Similar to C. albicans RSB14;~Similar to S. cerevisiae RSB1), with translation MDGVTLLNQYLPSWTPTSIPTSTSISTINPTNTAGLALTLLELQNAIQTETNTISLYFLSRAARGVAASYTIISGQQYLATATATQNFPEVTSAMVNATLSLKQLEWKANLYAINLSVPFNAFFAAMFAVTLICLLGIGFSTKTKYFTICLVCGSILEVIGYVARTLAHYSWSDPNLFLCQIVSLTIAPAFIMAGIYYLLSQMIIIHGEQYAILKPIMVSIIFIFCDVMSLVVQASGGAAAAISLRSFKDTELGTYIMVGGIGFQVVSMTLFLYFLFDFVYRSFFTANINIKYSFRTYCSLLFNTKKGRSLRQDLEPFYDVGYKHIRQRNLFNYMPLVIIVSVGFIYIRCIYRVIELSEGWRGYLITHEEYIFALDALMVLLTCITYVIFHPGLVFGKKVTTQIAVCANKNGGAVNNGKHYGDSRIHSYTNSPQSTQDEKFIMGQNQKYFNPYFSPTEFSRYNSRSGPSSETYTYSSHHSKFETRLESP, from the coding sequence ATGGACGGAGTCACtcttttaaatcaatatctaCCATCATGGACTCCTACTTCCATACCAACTTCAACAAGTATTAGCACCATAAACCCTACAAATACTGCTGGTCTAGCGTTGACATTGCTTGAGTTACAGAACGCTATACAAACAGAAACAAATACAATCTCCttgtattttctttctcgAGCAGCCAGAGGGGTTGCTGCTAGTTACACTATAATCAGTGGTCAGCAATATTTGGCAACGGCCACTGCAACACAAAACTTCCCTGAAGTCACTTCAGCAATGGTGAATGCCACATTAAGtttaaaacaattagaATGGAAGGCTAATTTATATGCCATTAATCTTTCAGTACCATTTAATGCATTTTTTGCTGCCATGTTTGCGGTAACATTAATTTGCCTTTTGGGGATTGGATTTTCAACAAAgacaaaatattttacTATTTGTTTAGTTTGTGGATCAATCTTGGAAGTTATTGGTTATGTTGCAAGAACTCTAGCCCATTATTCTTGGTCGGATCCTAATTTATTCTTGTGTCAGATTGTTAGTTTGACAATTGCCCCAGCATTTATTATGGCGggaatttattatttattatcacAAATGATCATTATTCATGGAGAACAATATGCTATATTGAAACCAATTATGGTGtctattatatttatattctgTGATGTTATGAGTTTAGTTGTTCAAGCAAGTGGGGGTGCTGCTGCTGCCATTTCATTACGACTGTTTAAAGATACCGAATTAGGTACATATATTATGGTTGGTGGGATTGGATTTCAAGTTGTATCAATGACTTTATTTCTATATTTtctatttgattttgtttatcGATCATTTTTCACAGCcaatatcaacatcaaataTTCTTTCAGGACATATTGTCTGTTGCTTTTCAATACCAAAAAGGGGAGGTCATTACGTCAAGATTTGGAACCATTCTATGATGTGGGTTATAAACATATAAGACAAAGGAATCTATTCAACTATATGCCATTGGTTATAATTGTTTCAGTTGggtttatttatataagGTGCATTTACAGAGTGATTGAACTAAGTGAGGGCTGGAGAGGATATTTGATAACTCATGAAGAATACATTTTTGCATTAGATGCATTGATGGTGCTCCTCACCTGTATCACATATGTAATTTTTCATCCAGGCTTGGTGTTCGGTAAAAAAGTAACAACTCAAATTGCTGTCTGTGCAAACAAAAATGGTGGTGCTGTCAATAATGGAAAACACTATGGTGATTCAAGGATCCACAGCTATACTAATTCGCCCCAGAGTACTCAAGATGAGAAATTTATAATGGgtcaaaatcaaaaatattttaatccTTATTTTTCACCTACAGAATTTTCTCGATACAACTCCCGCTCAGGCCCTTCATCTGAAACATATACGTATTCATCACatcattcaaaatttgaaactCGATTAGAGAGTCCCTGA